A window of Pan paniscus chromosome X, NHGRI_mPanPan1-v2.0_pri, whole genome shotgun sequence genomic DNA:
agtaaaatattagagaaaagtatatattttcaaatgatatatgtcatttttcttatgtattaGCCCCTCCTATGTGTCTAATTTAGcctaatatttattatctaagCAACAATTCTGAACACTTGGTGGGAAATTTTTagcaatatctacaaactcaGACCTACTCGACAGATTAGGAAACAGAAGTTTCCATGGTTTTATAGGTGATCGTGTGGctgcattttgtaatttaaatttaaaaaatgtcttggtGATAAACAGACACCTAGAGCTTTTGTCTGATCAACtggaataaaatgtgaaaactttCTATGGAAACCTCAGGGGAACGAAGGTGAGGTTggtgatttcactgtgttagcaaatGGAAATGCATTGGGAGTGATGACGAATGTTATTGTCTGTGTTCCTGGGCGATAACACAATTGCATTCCAGTGGCTTTTAATGAGTTTTCACTTGAGATACAGTGAGTACATTTGCATGTCAACTACAgagaccaaaaatatatttcttgtcaTCACTGCAGGAGGAGAAATCATTTCTGTGCTGTATAAAGTAGAAGGAAAGTAGGTTCACGTACTGCCTTTTGTATTAACGATAAATAATTGAGTTCAGTTAGCTTGTTCTTACACAATCTGAGGAAGAAgaactgagtacagtggctcccaTTTTGTaacagtttgttatttttttctgggatgaCCTGAAGCTAAGAACATGGGGGTAGAgacatgtctcataattttttttttttttttttgagacggggtcttgctctgtcacccaggctgagagtgcagtggcacaatcttggctcactgcaacctcccccttccaggttcaagcaattctcctgccaccacgcccggctaatttttgtatttgtagtagagacagggtttcaccgtgttggccaggctggtctcgaacttctgacctcaagtgatccacctgcttcagcctcccaaagtgctgggataacaggcatgagccacaatgacAGGCCCCCAATTTTTTCTTAAAGGTCtaaaaaagtgttttcttccaacataatATTCCGTACACTGCAGATggtcttttattttgcttattggtaactggcctaagagattttacattttattgaaataaatcctatgtcattattataaacttctgcattgcttagaaaaaaagacataaaaatttttttacttaaggttattacatctgtgtaactttctgtatgtgcttttaaagtccttgtgccATTGAGTTATAGGGCTTTGACTTCTGGGTCTAACAAGGACACCAAGTTCTGCTAtatcttaaacactgacagcaattaCAGCCTTATCTTCAGGCCCAGTAGAAGATGCTAATCAAAGTAAACTGCGTTGATGAGAtgcagggccagaaattaaaactattcaactcctcaaggcccGAGGACTATTGCGGAAGAGGTGGGcatgtgagattgtaagggctgATATTAAGAGAAAAGTAGCTCAGTTTCTCTAGGAATTAACCATTAATATCAAAGGCACACTAAAGCAAAACCAGTATCTAGGTTGCTGTGTCAGTTTAACAAGGCTTTCTTGGAGCATGAACTCACTCCTTCATGCAAAATGATAAAGGTTACAaggtttatagaaattatattttatagtcaagatgattaaacttttattataaaatttcaaagacacaaatttaATTTGCCGCATCCTGTTTTTAATTAGGGCTTATTGTTTGGGATATTAAGCCTCCTCTctcaaagaataaagattttcaccttttttttttttttttttgaaatctttgagttactgctttggttaaatgaatgacttattttacaatgacccaTGACCCTATTTCGTGATATcaagcattttaaactttttatctttgACGAACTTTCCAAAGTCAAATTCTAACTTGAttcctcattaattttttgatatgaGTCCTCTGAAgtccaaaagagacatatttgtcttatttggtataaaaatcatacaagaagcatcgtcaaatataaaatggtgtttgactttctttgggctgtatttatgGAAATGTTATTGATATGTgctccaaaattatgggaaactcttATAATTCTGAAATAACTTCTGTATGTtgtgaattataaattttatgttaaattgttgtatgctacagaagtaaccaaaatttccttgtcaatggtGGTTTTAATAATGGccgtcctggctgggtgtggtggctcacgcctgtaatcccagcactttggaggccaaggcgggtggatcacgaggtcaggagatcaagaccagcttggccaagatggtgagacccccgtctctcctaaaaatacaaaaattagccgggcgtggtggcacaggcctgtaatcccagctactcaggaggctgagccagagaatcactgaaacccaggaggcagaggttgcagtgagctgagatcatgccattgcactccagcctgggcaacaagagtgaaactccatttcaaaaaaagaaaaaaatatacacccCTGATTTGAAACAAGACTAGGATACACGGTAAAGAATGTTTATTCACTAAAGTTTTGACAGACTGAAGGCCATTATTTCAGATTGGAAATAGGAAACTTAAAAGAACTACATGGACATTGGGTCAAAGAACATGGGTTGAAATGTGCCTGGCAGTAGCCCAAAAGTAAATGCTCTTCGAGGTGCATGTGAAGGAACTGTAGGAGGGAAATGGGATAATTCACATCTCcgccaataaataaatgtagccaCACTAGCTTGGGGGATTTGAGGTGAGACATCGAAAATACTAAGTCATGGTGAGGGCtggaagacaaaagaatgaatcACTTCATAGGAATGGCTGTGGGGAAGGGCTTGAAGGAGTCATCCTCTGACTTCCATGTGAACCATGAACATTAAACATGGAGAAATGAGGAGCGGCAGCAGATCGGTTTGGGATGCATCTTCAGGGGATGCTGAAACAACAACAGCATTTGGTTTGCTCTACACCCCTGTCACCCCTCGCCCGCAAGCCCAGGGAGTGGTCAGCAGTGGGGCTTTGTGACGTCGAAGCCACCCTAGGGGTGCCATTGGATGGGACACTGCCTGTATGATCAAACAAAGCTCAAGGGTGTGGCTTTGCCTTGTCACCAGGAGGGTATATATAGGGAGGGCAAGAGCTCTGGGCCTCTGCGAAGATTCAAAAGCTACAAAGCTTTCCGCAGACATTGACAAACCAATATATACAATGGGCCAACAATCCAGTGCTGGCGGGGTGAAGAGAAGCACCCCGTGTGAATCCAACGAGGTGAATGAGACGGTAAGATTGTTAGGTTTTGAAGCGAAGGCGAGGGtgaaagaaagacacacagagcAGGGGCGGCTCAAACAACAACACAGGAATATTGCAGACAATTGTGGAAGTGGTGGGCCCGCTTAATGCCAGAGCCCACCGCCGCTTACAGGCTGGGGTGCTTGTAGGTatgggtgggaggggcctgggcagTATGGCTTGCTGCCCGGCAGGATATTGATAAGATGTTCTTAGCATCAGGTGGTTTGGCCCTTTTTCTGCTGGAATATCATTGTGGTGTTCCTTAAAACGTTGCCAAGCAAGATATGATAGGGATGTTTCTTTAGTTGGGCCTTCGTCCGCCTTGCGGACAGGTGGTTAGGCAGGATGTTTCTCACGGCCTGAACCCCCATGGGATGTTTCACTTTGACCAAGGTCTGCAAAATAGCAAAGAACTTACAGAATGGTGCAGTTTGGACTAACAGATGACCCTACCCacgctcctcttcttcttccccataGATCCCTACTCTGTGATTCAACCTTGTTCTTCTCTGGATCAAACCCCTTCCTCAACCTGCATTCCTTCTTGTCATGAAGCCCCCCGTGCTATCCAGTCTCTATCCTGTTCACCCAAAATAATGtcctcctggcctctccctgtttTCTTAACAGATGCCAGAGACGTCAAGGGGGGACTCACAGCCAGAACCCGCTCCTAAGAAATCAAAAGCATCGGACTCCTCGACCGTATTAGTGCTTTCCTACAGGAGAGAGGTTAGAAGACGTTACTCCGTCTCCGATGAATTGGTGAATGACCACTCCCGAGAGAACCGAATCAACCGCCTCCAAATAGACGAGGAAGAATTCACGCAGATTTCTGTGCAAACAGCTGCAAACCAGAAGGAAGATGCTGCCGTTAACCTTgggcaatgaaaataaagtttgagaagctgATGGCTGTGCATATCTCTGCCTGTTTTCTGATGGTGGTGCggggggggaagggaagggaagaggtagGCATTTGAGAAGGGAGGGATATGAGGTCCTGTAGGGTTGCTGGACAGACCCACAGGTGGACAGTAAGCCAGACATTGTAAATAAGGCCTGGGGGAGGACTGATTCCTaaagaaaatttccttcttaaaattttatctcaCAGGAAGTGGAGATGTGTATATGTTCACGCAACTGTACCCGGCAGCACATAGTTCTGCTGAATGCACATATCGAAGGTATTCCCATCCCCTTTCCATCTGATATTTTCCTAGGTTAGAAATATATGCTTTATAAAGAGTAAACGTTCTGTAAAACACAAAGCACAATACAAAAGAAGATAGTAGATGTAGGAGTAAGTAAACGGCAGGAAAGCATTGCTTGTAATGAAATGATTGAAAAGccaattctaaaacaaaatgttcaatgcatcttaaatatttgttactgttttaatgACCTCAGCAGTCTTTAATCAAGATAAGTATGCTTTAGAAATGTGTTGATATCCGCAAAGTGTGAATATTCAAAATCGCCATGACttgggaaaaggaaagtaaaacactcttaAGTATGAGGAGCTTTTTTCCATGGAATGTGAACTGCAAGGTGGTGAGAAGGGTTAGGTGTGATGTGGTGAGATCATTTTTAGGAGAGTGTGTCTATTATCGGCTTCCTAACACTTCCATTTTGCATGATAATTTCCTGAAATTCGTCATTTAATTAAGGCTATAGATTTTGATTACAATGTGTCTTAAAATGTCAAACAGTATAATAtttatagtgaaaaagaaaactgcttggCGGATACACATCGGTTAGCGGGAAAAGACaccacagggattcaccatgGAGTCACCCGTGGATGGggttttagtttctgtctttgaATTGACCTTCACATAGTGTCTACGTCTTGAGAGTTCAGGGGATGTTGGAGAGATCATTAGGTAAAACAAGAAGGTCTTCTCAGGACACATGAGggagttaaataaaaatgcaggagcaattacaattttagttatttgtaacTGTGGTTTGCTAAGTCATAACACTGTCATggataacatgaaaaaataaaatatactaaatatcaaTAGACAAAAACCAGTTTGCTTTTCTCCAACCAAATACCTAAATACCTAGCACTGATTTCCAGAACAAAATCCCCCACGTACCATCTTTGgaataaaagaatattctttcaaGTTGTCGGACcacaaggtaaaaacaaaaaatcccaatgctttttttcttactctttgatATGTACAATTGAAGGTATTCCTCATTGCAAACTAATATTTCCATCCAGCACGTGACATTaaagaatttttcatatttaggaTAGTAATACGGGATCACATTCTTTAGCCTTAGGCAttgcagaggaaaaacaaacaaacagaaacaaaccaaaactaagCTGAGAGAGGCGGAGCAAGAAAAGCAGAATAGAAGGCTGCACAGATCAGCCCCCTCGCAAGGACACAAATTTAGCAACTATCCACACAGTAGAAAACACCTCCATAAGAACCCAAAATCAGGGGAACTCTCATAGTACCTGGttgtatcactgaaagaggcactgaagagttaGAAGAAACAGTCTTAAATCGCTGACCCCACCCCTTCCCTATCCTAGGCAGTGGCAGTGTGGTGTAAAGAGcatctctggaagctggaagagcaAGAGCAGAGCAGTTGTGGGtcactgaactcagtgctgtctcttacaggagaaaggaaaaccagaccaaacgtAGCTGACTCCCATCTGGGAAGGGAGCATTGCAACCACCTCTAGCCAGAGGGAAATTACCCATCCCAGGAATCAGAACTTGAGTTTCTGCAAACCTTGCCACCAAGGGCTAAAAAACTGTTCCAGGTTTCTCAGACAACcttaaaggcagtctaggccataagacCTGTAACTCGTAGGTGAGTTCTAGCGTAGAATTGGGCCCAGAGGCAGTGGATTGTGGCGGGTATGTGGAGGGGTGCACATGACCTACTGAgataccagctggggcagccaagtgAGTGCTGGTGTCACCCCTGCCCTAGCCCCAGACTGCCCAGCTAGCGGCTCCATGAAAGACCccctccttccacttgaggagatgGAATAGTGAGGAGcgttttttttcttgcatcttgAATACCAGCTCAACTACAGCGGGACAGGGCACCGGTCGGGGTTGTGAAGCCCCTGTTCCAGGCACTAGCTCCTggataacatttctagacacaccctaggCCAGAAagaaacctgctgccttgaaagaaatgaaaagagaacaccTATACACTGTTTATGGGAATGTAACTTAgttcagccattatagaaaacagtttggtgatttctgcaAGAACTTAGAATTACCATTCATCTCAGCCAtcacattactggatatatacccaaaggatataTATCATTCTACCGTTAAGAcatatgcatgcgtatgttcttgacagcactattcacaatagcaaagatattgaatcaacctaaaggcccatcagcagcagactggataaagacattgtggtacataaacagcatggaatactatgcagccataaaaaaacgagatcatgtcttttgcagcaacatggatggagctggaggccattaccctaagcGAACTCACGTGGGAACAGAAAATGGAATACCacctttttccatttctaagcaaGAGCTAAACATCGGTacgcatggacacaaagaagggagcaaCAGACACCCGTGTCTACTTGGGGGtaaaggatggggaggagggtgaggattgaaaagctACCTGTCAGctattatgctgattacctgggtgatgaaataatctgtacaccaaacccgtgTGACACACAATTTCCCTATATAACGAGCCTGCACgtgtactcctgaacctaaaataaaagttaacaaaaatttaaaaataaaataataaaaaattaagaagtctcacagaggtagagagtagaatggtggtgacTAGGGGCTCGGTGGTGGTGGCTGGAGAGACATTGCTCAAAGGATACCAAATTTCCGTTAGACTGAAGGAATAAGCTCCAGAGATATATTGTACAACACGGTGACTACGGGTGATCATAATATGTTGTATTATTGAtaaatgctaagagagtagatgttaagtgttctcaaTACAAAATGATAACTTTGTGGgatgatgcatatgttaattagctatatttattcattctacaatgtatatacttcaaacattagatacatgatagatacattccattttatctgttcagtttaaaataataaaaataaagaagaaagacatgtCCAAGTGTTCTGCCTGGGAAGATGGGCCTGAGAGAGTCTTACATAGTTAATCATGTACTATGTTTTTCTGTGCAGGACAGCAGAGGGAGTGGGGCTACCTGAGAGCAGCACATAGTCAGTAAATGGCCTATAACAGCTCTACTTCCTTTCTTGAAGAATCAGAATGGTGAAAGAAACCAGTGTAATGTTTCTCATACCCCTAAGAAGGACACTAAAGTGTTTTAAAGAGAGTTGGATCTGAAGGTGCCCTGTGGTTGGGCTTGAGGGATGACATGAAAATGTTCTGCATGAATCAGCCATTTAGGGCCAGATGGGATGATACGCATCTCAGGAGATGTTCGATGGATACGACATTGGGAAATTCTGAGATTCTGAATTGACTAGGTGTGAGACTCATGCATATTAAGTGCAATTACATAAAATGGCATTGCATTTCTCATTCGGCCAAGCATTGTAACCAGGTATATTCATGTGCCAGCTATTTCAATAGAAAGTGCTAGCTCTCACAACCGTTTGCATTCCAATACAATTTTCTGAATGTAAGAGAAAGAGATATAGTTATAACCAAGGTGTTAATCAATGAGAATAGTTTGCATCTCATCTTCTCTATTCTGCAGAAAGGCCCTTGAAGAGCATATTGCATCATTTTCCTCATGGCCAAGAAAATCAAGAATCActgatctggccaggtgcagcggctcatgcctgtaatcccagcactttgggaggccgaggcgggcggatcacctgaggtcaggagtttgagacgagcctggccaacatggtgaaaccctgtctctgctaaaatacaaaaaaaaaattagctggtcgtggtggcgggcgcctgtaatcccagctactggggaggctgaggcaggagaattgcttgaatccaggcagtggaggttgcagtgagccgagatcgtgccactgcactccggcttgggtgacagagccagactctgtctcaaaacaacaaaaacaaaaacaagaaatcaccGATCCATTTGAAAGTCAgcaaatattttgtcattgaCTAAATGTAGACCCTAGAGAGTGATCCCCATACACCACACTACAACTTAAGACTGATTCTGTTTCTTAATCATCCTTTGGAGGTCATCACGTTTTTGAACTCTTGTAATAACAGGGGACTTGAACGCATTTCAGACAGCAAACCTCGTCCTGTGTTATCTTATGCTCTGGGAGGAATTAAAAGACaaggaagtaaggaagaaagaaaggaaggaagggagggaggaaggaagggagggagggaaggagggagggagggagggaggaaaggagaagaggagagaagagaagagaggagacgaTCTCTAAACCTAAATTGGTAGAAAGCTTCACAAGTCTgaatacttaaaaagttaaattaagtagctaaagatgtttttgaaaagcatctgagcaaacaacaaaatgattctgaaaaatatttggtaatGTAATAATGACAATGGGTTATTTCTTCTATCCGTGATCtcctacaatatattttaagCCAGATCACGTTTTTCCTTTGATGAAAACTCCACAGAGTTTTCatcttgatgaaaataaaatccaaattcctaatAAGGCCGTACATGATGTGGGCACCTATTACCTCTCTGACATTAATACTTATTCTTCTCATGAATCAATCACTCTGCTTCTATCACACTCCCCAATCTGTGACTCTTGTAACTCACCATGCATGTGATTCCTCTAACCTGCCATCCATATCAGGGTCTTTGCACACTTCTGCTGGAAGGTTCTTCTCTAAAATATCCACTATgtatcctcattttcttttcttttctttttctttccttctttcttttcttttcttttcttttttttttttttgagatggagccttgctttgtcgcctaggctggagttcagtggtgcattctcggctctctgcaacctccgcctcctggtttcaagcaattctcctgcctcagccttctgagtagctgagattacaggcgcctgctaccacgcctggctaatgtttgtatttttagtacagatggggtttcattggttggccaggctggtcttgaactcctgacctcgtgatccgcctgccttcgcctcccaaagtgctgagattacaatcgtgagccaccacgcccggcctgtgtaTCCGAATTTTCTTAAGGTCACTAGTCAGAAGTCACTTTATTGGAAAGGCTATCCTCCATTTAATGGTGAAGACGTTAAATGGTACTTGTACTTCTTTCCCAAAAAATGACACTTTTATCAGTTATTTTACTACAGTACCTGGAACACGTaaactttcaagaaatatttggtgaatgaatgcatgttaaTCTGAATTTAGTATTGCAGTCTTCATTACTAGAaagcatttacatgttttaactGTCAGGGAGCAACGCTGGTAAGTGATTAATTCCCTATCAATAAAATGGATAGAGTACTATTCATGCTACATGTTCTCACAGTTGTGGCAAGGGTTATTAAATTGCCAACTGTAGTACTAAACTTATATTAATGTTGTACTCATTAGTATTACTCTTGTTATGTTCAGAGGAAATATGGAATAAAAGTAAGATCATGGGCCTGGTTCAAATCTGAAATTCTGCTACGTCCTAGTTGGGTGATCTAGGTCAAGTTTCTTAACTCCTCTGAGTCTTAGATTCTTcgtatgaaaaatggaaaaaatgctaGCACC
This region includes:
- the LOC129395359 gene encoding sperm protein associated with the nucleus on the X chromosome C-like, with product MGQQSSAGGVKRSTPCESNEVNETMPETSRGDSQPEPAPKKSKASDSSTVLVLSYRREVRRRYSVSDELVNDHSRENRINRLQIDEEEFTQISVQTAANQKEDAAVNLGQ